In Natator depressus isolate rNatDep1 chromosome 9, rNatDep2.hap1, whole genome shotgun sequence, a single genomic region encodes these proteins:
- the LOC141993354 gene encoding mitochondrial ubiquitin ligase activator of nfkb 1-A-like encodes MDALPVTSGELLCLASSLAVSGLFYYLHRKKAKALARIQDAPKLQVDDGLPDLLSATSGQCLHYVALEGLVLPAKAVLSSQHHEELQGVIQKLVLKEHRLIWNSLARSWNESERVVSEQVYTVPFALASPSAEAVTRVSVESPLRAVRLPLETVYEHFQHPTHGFKDLISHYLSGEKPKGLLETEEMLQVGASLTGIGELALHPDGTLHLQPPSDGSDYFLHLGDWQTLLAEMESVSSFWKGAAVLCGLTGIAVILYALCRAYQQRRHKQEQEEQRRQFEALWGNGDTATESGEGASEDTCIICLTRPRECVLLCCGHVCCCFRCYKALPSHTCPICRSPIDRVVPLYQA; translated from the exons ATGGACGCCCTGCCCGTCACCTCCGGGGAGCTGCTCTGCCTGGCCTCCAGCCTGGCCGTCTCCGGCCTCTTCTATTACCTGCACCGGAAGAAGGCCAAAGCGCTGGCTCGGATCCAG GACGCGCCAAAGCTTCAGGTAGATGATGGTCTGCCTGACCTGTTATCTGCCACCAGTGGCCAGTGCCTGCATTATGTTGCCTTAGAAG GGCTTGTCCTGCCAGCAAAAGCAGTTCTGTCCAGCCAGCACCatgaggagctgcagggagtgatCCAGAAACTAGTTCTGAAGGAGCATCGACTGATCTGGAACAGCCTGGCCCGGAGTTG GAATGAAAGCGAGCGGGTGGTTTCGGAGCAGGTGTACACAGTGCCCTTTGCCCTGGCATCCCCCAGTGCTGAGGCAGTGACACGGGTGAGCGTAGAGAGCCCCCTACGGGCTGTCCGGCTGCCCCTGGAGACTGTGTATGAGCACTTCCAGCACCCAACCCACGGCTTCAAAGACCTGATCAGTCACTACCTGAGCGGGGAGAAGCCCAAGGGCCTCCTGGAGACAGAGGAGATGCTGCAAGTGGGGGCAAGCCTGACTGGCATCGGGGAGCTGGCCCTGCACCCAGATGGGACCCTCCACCTGCAGCCCCCATCTGATGGGTCCGACTACTTCCTGCACCTGGGGGACTGGCAGACGCTGCTGGCAGAGATGGAGTCAGTGAGCAGCTTctggaagggggcagcagtgctGTGCGGCTTGACAGGCATTGCGGTGATCCTGTACGCCCTCTGCCGGGCCTATCAGCAGCGCCGGCACAagcaggagcaggaggagcagcggCGGCAGTTCGAGGCCCTGTGGGGTAACGGGGACACGGCGACTGAGTCTGGGGAGGGTGCGTCGGAAGACACCTGTATCATCTGCCTGACACGGCCCCGCGAGTGCGTCCTGCTGTGCTGCGGCCATGTCTGTTGCTGCTTCCGCTGCTACAAAGCCCTGCCTAGCCAcacctgccccatctgcaggAGCCCCATAGACAGGGTAGTGCCCCTCTATCAggcctga